CTTGAAGTCGCGCACCTCGGCGCTCAGCTGGTCGTTGCGGGCGTGGGCCGCGTCGTTGTCGGCCTGCTGGGCCGACAACTTCGCCTGGAGCTCCATCACCCGGGGAACACCACCCTTGCCGAACCAGAGTTCGACGTGCACGAGCGCCAGCAAGGCCAGCAGTGCCAGGGTGATGAGTCGCACGGAGGATGGGCTTTCGGCGGTGCGGGATCAGCGCAGGTTGTAGAACGCGGCGCGGCCGGGGTAGCTGGCGACGTCGCCGAGGTCTTCCTCGATGCGCAGCAGCTGGTTGTACTTGGCCATGCGGTCCGAACGGCTCATCGAGCCGGTCTTGATCTGGCCGGCGTTGGTGCCGACGGCGATGTCCGCGATGGTCGAGTCTTCCGTCTCGCCCGAACGGTGGCTGATCACGGCCGTGTAGTTCGAGCGCTTGGCCAGTTCGATGGCCGAGAAGGTCTCGGTCAGCGTGCCGATCTGGTTGATCTTGATGAGGATCGAGTTGGCGATGCGCTTGTCGATGCCTTCACGCAGGATCTTGGTGTTGGTGACGAACAGGTCGTCGCCGACCAGCTGCACCTTGTTGCCGAGGCGTTCGGTCAGGTGCTTCCAGCCGTCCCAGTCGCCTTCGTGCATGCCGTCTTCGATGCTGATGATCGGGTACTTGTCGGCCCAGGTGGCGAGGATGTCGGTCCACTCGGGGGCCGACAGCGTCAGGCCTTCGCCGCTCAGCACGTACTTGCCGTCCTTGTAGAACTCGCTGGCCGCGCAGTCGAGGCCCAGGGCGATCTGCTCGCCGGCGGTGTAGCCGGCCTTGTCGATGGCTTCCAGGATCAGCTGGATGGCGGCTTCGTGGCTGGCCACGCTGGGGGCGAAACCGCCCTCGTCGCCCACGGCGGTGCTCATGCCCTTGTCGTGGATGATCTTCTTCAGCGCGTGGAACACCTCGGCGCCGTAGCGCATCGCTTCGCGGAACGTCGGGGCGCCCACGGGGATGATCATCAGCTCTTGAAGGTCGAGGTTGTTGTTGGCGTGTGCGCCGCCGTTGATGACGTTCATCATCG
This genomic stretch from Piscinibacter gummiphilus harbors:
- the ftsB gene encoding cell division protein FtsB encodes the protein MRLITLALLALLALVHVELWFGKGGVPRVMELQAKLSAQQADNDAAHARNDQLSAEVRDFKEGLEMVEEKARFELGMIKPDEIYVQISPPNKR
- the eno gene encoding phosphopyruvate hydratase — protein: MSAIVDIVGREILDSRGNPTVECDVLLESGVMGRAAVPSGASTGSREAIELRDGDKGRYLGKGVLRAVEHVNTEISEAVLGLDASEQAFLDRTLIDLDGTENKSRLGANATLAVSMAVARAAAEESGLPLYRYFGGSGAMQLPVPMMNVINGGAHANNNLDLQELMIIPVGAPTFREAMRYGAEVFHALKKIIHDKGMSTAVGDEGGFAPSVASHEAAIQLILEAIDKAGYTAGEQIALGLDCAASEFYKDGKYVLSGEGLTLSAPEWTDILATWADKYPIISIEDGMHEGDWDGWKHLTERLGNKVQLVGDDLFVTNTKILREGIDKRIANSILIKINQIGTLTETFSAIELAKRSNYTAVISHRSGETEDSTIADIAVGTNAGQIKTGSMSRSDRMAKYNQLLRIEEDLGDVASYPGRAAFYNLR